One stretch of Nicotiana tabacum cultivar K326 chromosome 18, ASM71507v2, whole genome shotgun sequence DNA includes these proteins:
- the LOC107799522 gene encoding SNF1-related protein kinase regulatory subunit gamma-1-like isoform X1 yields MAQAKTEKTSKLANYDAYFEMVQSRKKLPRNLQETLTDAFAKIPVSSFPQVPGGKVIEIDADTSIGDAVKILSESNILSVPVRNPAAQNSKDWRERYLGILDYSAIVLWVLEGADAAAAALSASSAAAAGVGAGAVGALGALALGATGPAAVAGLTVAAVGAAVAGGVAADRGAGKDAPTAADKLGEDFYKVILQEEPFKSTKVSSIIKSYRWAPFVPVATDSSMLSVLLLLSKYRMRNVPVIERGNPFLKNFITQSAVIRGLEGCKGRDWFDCISAHPISELGLPYMSPDEVICVQNDELILEAFKKMRENNIGGLPVVEGPKRKIVGNVSIRDIRFLLLKPELFSNFRQLTVTGFMNTVASVTHDATKVSTPITCKLDSALGNVIDTLASKLVHRIYVTAGEDDEVIGVITLRDVISCFIFEPQNFFDNYFGFSAQEMLGQ; encoded by the exons ATGGCACAAGCAAAAACAGAAAAGACTTCGAAACTTGCAAATTATGATGCTTACTTTGAGATGGTCCAGAGCAGAAAGAAGTTGCCCCGTAATTTACAGGAAACTTTGACTGATGCATTTGCAAAAATTCCAGTTTCATCCTTCCCTCAAGTCCCAGGAGGCAAAG TGATTGAAATAGATGCGGACACTTCCATAGGCGACGCTGTCAAGATTCTTTCTGAATCCAACATCCTATCAGTTCCTGTGAGGAATCCAGCTGCTCAGAATAGTAAGGATTGGCGAGAAAGATACTTAGGCATCCTAGATTACTCAGCTATTGTTCTTTGGGTCCTGGAGGGCGCAGATGCAGCAGCGGCTGCCTTATCAGCAAGTTCGGCAGCAGCGGCAGGAGTTGGAGCAGGTGCTGTTGGTGCTCTTGGAGCACTGGCATTGGGTGCAACAGGTCCTGCTGCAGTTGCAGGTCTAACAGTGGCTGCAGTCGGTGCAGCTGTGGCAGGTGGAGTGGCTGCAGATCGAGGAGCAGGAAAGGATGCTCCAACTGCAGCTGATAAGTTGGGTGAGGATTTCTACAAGGTTATCCTTCAAGAAGAACCCTTTAAGTCGACGAAG GTGAGCTCCATCATAAAATCCTATCGGTGGGCACCATTTGTTCCAGTAGCAACAGACAGTTCTATGTTGAGTGTCTTGCTGCTGCTATCAAAATATAGGATGCGGAACGTACCGGTGATTGAAAGAGGAAATCCATTCCTTAAGAACTTCATAACACAATCGGCTGTTATACGGGGTCTTGAAGGATGCAAAGGGAGGGATTGGTTTGACTGCATCTCTGCTCATCCTATATCAGAGCTTGGCCTCCCTTACATGTCCCCTGATGAG GTTATTTGCGTTCAAAATGATGAACTGATTTTGGAAGCATTCAAGAAAATGAGAGAGAACAATATTGGAGGACTTCCAGTTGTAGAAGGGCCAAAGAGGAAGATAGTTGGCAATGTGAGCATAAGAGACATCAGATTTTTGTTACTCAAGCCTGAACTCTTCTCCAATTTCAG GCAGCTGACAGTCACGGGCTTCATGAACACAGTTGCTTCGGTAACTCATGATGCCACAAAGGTCTCTACACCAATAACATGCAAGCTTGATTCAGCTCTTGGTAACGTGATAGACACTCTTGCATCCAAGTTGGTTCACAGGATCTACGTGACAGCTGGGGAAGATGATGAAGTCATTGGCGTAATTACGCTCAGAGATGTCATTTCTTGCTTCATATTTGAACCACAAAACTTCTTTGATAACTACTTTGGATTTTCTGCGCAAGAAATGCTAGGGCAATGA
- the LOC107799522 gene encoding SNF1-related protein kinase regulatory subunit gamma-1-like isoform X2: protein MAQAKTEKTSKLANYDAYFEMVQSRKKLPRNLQETLTDAFAKIPVSSFPQVPGGKDADTSIGDAVKILSESNILSVPVRNPAAQNSKDWRERYLGILDYSAIVLWVLEGADAAAAALSASSAAAAGVGAGAVGALGALALGATGPAAVAGLTVAAVGAAVAGGVAADRGAGKDAPTAADKLGEDFYKVILQEEPFKSTKVSSIIKSYRWAPFVPVATDSSMLSVLLLLSKYRMRNVPVIERGNPFLKNFITQSAVIRGLEGCKGRDWFDCISAHPISELGLPYMSPDEVICVQNDELILEAFKKMRENNIGGLPVVEGPKRKIVGNVSIRDIRFLLLKPELFSNFRQLTVTGFMNTVASVTHDATKVSTPITCKLDSALGNVIDTLASKLVHRIYVTAGEDDEVIGVITLRDVISCFIFEPQNFFDNYFGFSAQEMLGQ, encoded by the exons ATGGCACAAGCAAAAACAGAAAAGACTTCGAAACTTGCAAATTATGATGCTTACTTTGAGATGGTCCAGAGCAGAAAGAAGTTGCCCCGTAATTTACAGGAAACTTTGACTGATGCATTTGCAAAAATTCCAGTTTCATCCTTCCCTCAAGTCCCAGGAGGCAAAG ATGCGGACACTTCCATAGGCGACGCTGTCAAGATTCTTTCTGAATCCAACATCCTATCAGTTCCTGTGAGGAATCCAGCTGCTCAGAATAGTAAGGATTGGCGAGAAAGATACTTAGGCATCCTAGATTACTCAGCTATTGTTCTTTGGGTCCTGGAGGGCGCAGATGCAGCAGCGGCTGCCTTATCAGCAAGTTCGGCAGCAGCGGCAGGAGTTGGAGCAGGTGCTGTTGGTGCTCTTGGAGCACTGGCATTGGGTGCAACAGGTCCTGCTGCAGTTGCAGGTCTAACAGTGGCTGCAGTCGGTGCAGCTGTGGCAGGTGGAGTGGCTGCAGATCGAGGAGCAGGAAAGGATGCTCCAACTGCAGCTGATAAGTTGGGTGAGGATTTCTACAAGGTTATCCTTCAAGAAGAACCCTTTAAGTCGACGAAG GTGAGCTCCATCATAAAATCCTATCGGTGGGCACCATTTGTTCCAGTAGCAACAGACAGTTCTATGTTGAGTGTCTTGCTGCTGCTATCAAAATATAGGATGCGGAACGTACCGGTGATTGAAAGAGGAAATCCATTCCTTAAGAACTTCATAACACAATCGGCTGTTATACGGGGTCTTGAAGGATGCAAAGGGAGGGATTGGTTTGACTGCATCTCTGCTCATCCTATATCAGAGCTTGGCCTCCCTTACATGTCCCCTGATGAG GTTATTTGCGTTCAAAATGATGAACTGATTTTGGAAGCATTCAAGAAAATGAGAGAGAACAATATTGGAGGACTTCCAGTTGTAGAAGGGCCAAAGAGGAAGATAGTTGGCAATGTGAGCATAAGAGACATCAGATTTTTGTTACTCAAGCCTGAACTCTTCTCCAATTTCAG GCAGCTGACAGTCACGGGCTTCATGAACACAGTTGCTTCGGTAACTCATGATGCCACAAAGGTCTCTACACCAATAACATGCAAGCTTGATTCAGCTCTTGGTAACGTGATAGACACTCTTGCATCCAAGTTGGTTCACAGGATCTACGTGACAGCTGGGGAAGATGATGAAGTCATTGGCGTAATTACGCTCAGAGATGTCATTTCTTGCTTCATATTTGAACCACAAAACTTCTTTGATAACTACTTTGGATTTTCTGCGCAAGAAATGCTAGGGCAATGA